The genomic interval AATCTTGTCAATCTGACGGGCGCGGGAGGTGGCCTGCTTGGCCTTGGAGGCGTTGGCCGAGAAGCGGCTCACGAATTGCTGCAGTTCGGCAATCTGGGCCTTCTTCTTGGCGTTGTCCGCCTGCATGCGCTCGCGGGCCTGGGTGGCGGCGGTCATGTATTCGTCGTAGTTGCCCGGGAACAGGCGCAGCTCGCCATAATCCAGATCCGCCATGTGGGTGCACACACTGTTCAGGAAGTGGCGGTCGTGGGAAATGATGATCATGGTGCTGTTACGTGCCACCAGGATGTTTTCCAACCAGCGGATGGTATTGATATCCAGGTGGTTAGTGGGCTCGTCCAGCAGCAGTACGTCCGGATCGGAGAACAGCGCCTGGGCCAGCAGCACCCGCAGCTTCCAGCCGGGAGCCAGGGCGCTCATGGGGCCTTCGTGTTCTTCCAGGGGAATTTCCAGGCCCAGCAGCAGCTCGCCAGCACGGGCTTCGGCGGTGTAGCCGTCCATCTCGGCGAACTGTACTTCCAGGTCCGCCACGGCCATGCCGTCCTCTTCGCTCATCTCGGCCTGGGAATAAATCCGGTCGCGCTCTTTCTTCACGTTCCAGAGCTCTTCGTGGCCCATGATCACGGTGTCCATCACCGTCCACTCTTCATAGGCGAACTGGTCCTGGCGCAGCTTACCCAAGCGGACGTTGGGCTCCAGCATAACCTGGCCGGCACTGGGCTCAAGGTCACCGCCAAGAATCTTCATCAGGGTCGACTTACCGCAACCGTTGGCGCCGATCAGGCCGTAGCGATTACCGTTGTTGAATTTAGCCGAGACGTTTTCGAACAGGGGCTTGGCCCCGAATTGCATGGTGATATTGGCGGTGGAAATCAATCAGAAACCTATAGACGTGAGGCCGGTACAGCCCAGAGTGGCTGGCGCCGGCAAAAGAAAGCCGGCATTGTACAGGTTTGCAGGATCAATCGTGAGACCGCAGAAACACGGATAAAAAGCCCTTGCCTCAAACGTTGGGTACGGGCAGCATTCCGGTTCTGACGTTTTCAATAACCCACGTAAGGAGTTAAACCATGGCACAGGCAA from Marinobacter sp. LA51 carries:
- a CDS encoding ABC-F family ATPase — encoded protein: MISTANITMQFGAKPLFENVSAKFNNGNRYGLIGANGCGKSTLMKILGGDLEPSAGQVMLEPNVRLGKLRQDQFAYEEWTVMDTVIMGHEELWNVKKERDRIYSQAEMSEEDGMAVADLEVQFAEMDGYTAEARAGELLLGLEIPLEEHEGPMSALAPGWKLRVLLAQALFSDPDVLLLDEPTNHLDINTIRWLENILVARNSTMIIISHDRHFLNSVCTHMADLDYGELRLFPGNYDEYMTAATQARERMQADNAKKKAQIAELQQFVSRFSANASKAKQATSRARQIDKIQLEEVKPSSRVSPFIRFEQGKKLHRQAVTLHKLSKGFDGETLFNKLDLQVEAGERVAIIGPNGIGKTTLLQCMAGAYEPDAGEVKWTDSAEVGYYAQDHTADFASDDTLSDWMAQWTTGGEQLVRGTLGRMLFSGDDIGKSVKVISGGEQGRMLFGKLILQKPNVMLMDEPTNHLDMESIEALNLALENYPGTLIFVSHDREFVSSLATRIIELSADGVTDFSGSYDDYLKSQGYV